The following are encoded in a window of uncultured Ilyobacter sp. genomic DNA:
- a CDS encoding thymidine kinase has product MHFLLTEGMGWIEVITGGMFSGKSEELIRRLIRSKYANQKVVAFKHSIDNRYDETNVVSHSSIFIEGVPAASVEEMEKIFYEKYSDAEVIGIDEVQFFGEPVVEFCEKLSDMGKRVIVAGLDQDFRGKPFEPIDSLLARAEYVDKLSAICAVCGNPASRTQRLVNGEPAYYNDPVVFVGASEAYEARCRKCHVVKREENKEGKLYFIVGTDTDIGKTYAGLKLVKEEMDKGVKVTAIKPVETGSETFPETLEGSDSYSYAELLGKKVEDINLFFYKKPMSPDAAAAEDGTSIDIKAIKEKIDRELLENDVVFVEGAGGLLVPLVENYMFLDLLVDYRKKSEAILISGNVLGTINHTLLTIDVLKRNDIKIKGVVFNNKENIKDEKFLKNNVETVKKIGKVEILAENGYGE; this is encoded by the coding sequence GTGCACTTTTTACTCACAGAGGGAATGGGATGGATAGAGGTAATAACAGGTGGAATGTTTTCCGGGAAAAGCGAGGAACTAATAAGAAGGCTTATACGTTCTAAATACGCCAATCAAAAGGTGGTGGCATTCAAACATTCTATCGATAACAGATATGATGAGACCAATGTGGTGTCTCACAGCAGCATATTTATAGAGGGAGTTCCAGCTGCATCGGTAGAAGAGATGGAAAAAATTTTCTATGAAAAATACAGCGATGCTGAGGTAATTGGGATAGATGAAGTGCAGTTTTTCGGAGAGCCTGTGGTAGAGTTTTGTGAGAAACTTTCGGACATGGGAAAAAGAGTAATCGTGGCAGGACTAGATCAGGATTTTAGAGGGAAACCTTTTGAACCGATAGATTCTCTATTAGCCAGAGCAGAATATGTAGACAAACTCAGTGCTATCTGTGCAGTATGCGGCAATCCGGCTTCTAGAACTCAGAGGCTAGTAAACGGAGAACCAGCCTATTATAATGACCCGGTGGTTTTTGTAGGGGCAAGTGAGGCTTATGAGGCAAGGTGTAGAAAATGTCATGTGGTAAAAAGAGAAGAGAATAAAGAGGGGAAACTATACTTCATAGTGGGTACAGACACTGATATAGGTAAGACTTATGCAGGTCTAAAGCTTGTAAAAGAAGAGATGGACAAGGGTGTTAAGGTAACTGCAATAAAGCCTGTGGAAACAGGAAGTGAAACTTTTCCGGAGACCCTAGAAGGGTCAGATTCCTATTCTTATGCAGAGCTTCTGGGAAAAAAGGTAGAGGACATTAATCTTTTCTTTTATAAGAAACCTATGTCTCCTGATGCAGCGGCAGCAGAAGACGGGACATCTATCGATATAAAGGCTATAAAAGAAAAGATAGACAGAGAGCTCCTTGAAAATGATGTAGTATTTGTCGAAGGAGCCGGAGGACTTTTGGTACCTCTCGTAGAAAACTACATGTTTTTAGACCTTCTTGTGGATTATAGAAAAAAATCAGAGGCTATATTGATCTCAGGAAATGTACTTGGAACAATAAATCATACTCTGCTGACGATAGATGTGCTAAAAAGAAACGACATAAAGATAAAAGGGGTAGTGTTTAACAATAAAGAAAATATAAAAGATGAGAAATTTTTGAAAAACAACGTAGAGACGGTTAAGAAGATCGGAAAGGTAGAGATCTTGGCTGAAAACGGATATGGAGAATAA
- a CDS encoding pseudouridylate synthase — MDLRKLEKSKKFGYLFYISYRGGSFDAFDEVKNKKSVKGRFREIMNSLGFTWAKGIQQAGRTDSKVSAGENILYVSSGYCGDVDKIAVRFNEISKKEMKIKRVQKTLSDLVIPDMVEAREYCYRYPPAKIKNSDEKIQKLCSELSGTYDVSEFTDFKGQQLKEKVRSVEVSFRENGLWFHGSSFMPKQVRIMSGYILTGEKTALPGKYLNLEKICLKKDLEDLFIEKAPEIQEANLIYAEKIGDLYIFYVNSSKKGEFIGTKGKNIKNLRKKYGNIVVREIADVL, encoded by the coding sequence ATGGATCTCAGGAAACTGGAAAAAAGCAAAAAATTTGGATACCTTTTTTACATCTCTTACAGGGGTGGTTCCTTTGATGCCTTCGACGAGGTAAAAAACAAAAAAAGTGTAAAGGGGCGATTCCGGGAGATAATGAATTCACTAGGTTTTACTTGGGCAAAAGGTATACAGCAGGCAGGGAGGACAGATTCCAAGGTAAGTGCCGGAGAGAATATTCTCTATGTTAGTAGTGGTTATTGTGGTGATGTGGATAAAATTGCAGTAAGATTCAATGAAATATCCAAAAAAGAGATGAAAATAAAAAGGGTGCAGAAGACCCTGTCTGACCTTGTGATACCAGATATGGTAGAAGCCAGGGAGTACTGTTATAGATATCCACCTGCAAAGATAAAAAACAGTGATGAAAAGATACAAAAGCTTTGCAGTGAGCTCAGCGGAACATATGACGTCAGTGAGTTTACTGATTTTAAGGGACAGCAGCTGAAGGAAAAGGTCAGAAGCGTTGAGGTTTCATTTAGAGAGAATGGACTTTGGTTTCACGGGAGTTCATTTATGCCAAAACAGGTGAGGATAATGTCCGGCTATATATTGACTGGAGAAAAGACTGCACTTCCTGGAAAATATCTAAATCTTGAAAAGATATGTCTCAAGAAGGATCTTGAGGATCTATTTATAGAAAAAGCTCCTGAAATACAAGAGGCAAATCTTATTTATGCTGAAAAAATAGGAGATCTATATATCTTTTATGTGAACTCTTCTAAAAAAGGTGAGTTTATAGGGACTAAGGGGAAAAATATAAAAAACCTACGTAAAAAATACGGAAATATAGTCGTAAGGGAGATAGCCGATGTTTTATAG
- a CDS encoding HD domain-containing protein: MFYRIKQVLTYIFAKYEEKNNKAVRKVLSEEEYIVFSGMKEYDKIHSVNMLKEAMKDELLKNDKDYLKLALLHDCGKEDAGLISRIKQVSIGDKVMRKHPERSYKKLLGINLAVAELAKAHHMEKTKGKMERFQEIDNRN, from the coding sequence ATGTTTTATAGAATAAAGCAGGTGCTAACCTATATATTTGCAAAATATGAAGAAAAAAATAATAAGGCTGTAAGAAAAGTGCTTTCTGAAGAGGAGTATATTGTCTTTTCAGGGATGAAGGAGTATGACAAGATACACTCTGTGAATATGTTAAAAGAAGCAATGAAGGATGAACTCCTTAAAAATGACAAGGATTACCTGAAGCTCGCCCTTCTCCATGACTGTGGCAAGGAAGATGCGGGACTCATCTCTAGGATAAAGCAGGTGAGTATAGGGGATAAGGTAATGAGAAAACATCCTGAAAGGTCATATAAAAAACTTCTTGGTATAAATCTAGCTGTGGCAGAGCTTGCAAAGGCTCATCATATGGAGAAAACCAAGGGAAAAATGGAAAGATTTCAAGAGATAGATAATAGAAACTAA
- a CDS encoding radical SAM protein, translating into MTVDIRDHLLSVEKPAQYLGNEINSVHKKEFDAHMCLFFPDIYEVGMSNVGIRILYDIMNKISGFYLERGFSPMGDMEEIMRREEIPMFSLESKTPLSEFDLIGFSFSYEVSYTNALNALDLAGIPFHRDERTEKHPLIMAGGTCMMNPTPMEKFVDFMVIGDGEDTMAEIAKIFAGNSDKSKKEKLQMLDGLEGVYIPDIHKGKKKIKRAIVRDLNKTEFYDKQIVPYMLIVHDRAAVEIQRGCTRGCRFCQAGMVYRPVRERTLENNMKLIEKTLDATGYSEVSLSSLSSSDYSKIGDLLGSIQKKYGENNVGIGLPSLRMNPYSVKVAEQITSGKKTGFTFAPEAGSQRLRDVINKGVTEEEILETAEAAVKSGWDTLKFYFMIGLPFETDEDVKGIYDLVHKVVQKCRVHSKRLSITVSVSNFVPKPHTPFQWSRQMNFAEMDRKHTLLRELFHRARFMNIKIHSKAKSYLEGFLSRGDEKIGDLVELAWKKGAKLDDYRHNFSIWKEAIDELGLDEENYLGERDLEEELPWDIMDMGFTKKYLLEELENAEKEALTSDCRNNCNDCGIKTRIAECGEMVADKL; encoded by the coding sequence ATGACAGTAGATATAAGAGATCACCTTTTATCAGTTGAAAAACCTGCCCAGTACCTGGGGAATGAGATTAACAGCGTCCATAAAAAAGAGTTTGATGCCCATATGTGCCTGTTTTTTCCTGATATATATGAAGTAGGTATGTCCAATGTGGGAATAAGAATCCTCTATGATATAATGAACAAGATAAGTGGGTTTTATCTTGAGAGAGGATTCTCTCCTATGGGAGATATGGAAGAGATCATGAGAAGGGAAGAAATACCAATGTTTTCACTGGAAAGCAAAACTCCTTTATCTGAATTTGATCTGATAGGATTCTCATTTTCATACGAGGTAAGCTACACGAATGCACTTAATGCTTTGGATCTGGCAGGGATTCCATTCCACAGAGACGAAAGGACAGAAAAACATCCCCTTATAATGGCAGGGGGTACATGTATGATGAATCCTACACCTATGGAAAAATTTGTTGACTTCATGGTAATCGGAGACGGAGAAGATACCATGGCGGAAATTGCAAAGATTTTTGCAGGGAATTCAGATAAAAGTAAAAAAGAAAAACTTCAGATGCTAGACGGACTAGAAGGTGTATATATCCCAGACATTCATAAGGGTAAGAAAAAGATAAAGAGAGCAATCGTACGTGACCTGAATAAGACAGAGTTTTATGACAAACAGATAGTGCCGTACATGCTAATAGTGCATGACAGGGCAGCTGTGGAGATACAGCGTGGATGTACGAGAGGATGCAGGTTCTGCCAGGCTGGGATGGTTTACAGACCTGTGAGGGAGAGAACCCTAGAAAATAATATGAAGCTTATAGAAAAAACTTTAGATGCTACAGGATATTCTGAAGTTTCGCTATCTTCACTGAGCAGTAGTGATTATTCTAAAATAGGTGATCTTCTAGGAAGTATACAGAAAAAGTACGGAGAAAATAATGTGGGGATAGGTCTGCCATCTCTCAGAATGAACCCATACTCTGTAAAAGTAGCAGAGCAGATCACAAGCGGGAAAAAGACAGGATTTACTTTTGCTCCTGAAGCTGGGTCTCAGAGACTGAGAGATGTAATAAATAAAGGTGTAACAGAGGAAGAGATATTAGAAACAGCAGAAGCCGCTGTAAAGTCTGGATGGGATACTCTGAAGTTTTATTTTATGATAGGACTTCCATTTGAAACAGATGAAGATGTGAAAGGGATCTATGATCTCGTGCATAAGGTAGTTCAGAAATGCAGAGTTCACTCTAAAAGGCTCAGCATTACTGTAAGTGTATCAAACTTTGTGCCGAAACCTCATACTCCATTCCAGTGGTCTAGACAGATGAATTTTGCAGAGATGGACAGGAAGCATACTCTTCTTAGAGAGCTTTTCCACAGAGCCAGATTTATGAATATAAAGATACACAGCAAGGCAAAATCTTACTTGGAAGGATTCCTCTCTCGTGGGGACGAAAAGATAGGTGACCTAGTGGAGCTCGCGTGGAAGAAGGGAGCAAAGCTTGATGATTACAGACATAATTTCTCCATATGGAAAGAAGCTATTGATGAACTTGGATTGGATGAGGAGAATTATTTAGGTGAAAGAGACCTTGAAGAAGAACTTCCGTGGGATATCATGGACATGGGATTCACAAAAAAATATCTTTTGGAAGAACTTGAAAACGCAGAGAAAGAAGCACTGACTTCTGACTGTAGGAATAATTGCAACGATTGTGGCATTAAGACAAGAATTGCAGAGTGTGGGGAAATGGTGGCAGATAAATTATAG
- the trpS gene encoding tryptophan--tRNA ligase, with protein MKRSLSGIQPSGVLHLGNYFGAIKQFIDNQDKTDGFYFIVNYHALTSLSDAEALRKNTYDVVLDFLALGLDPEKSTIYIQSDIPECTELAWILSNVTPMGLLERAHSYKDKLAKGIAANVGLFTYPVLMAADILLYDANIVPVGKDQKQHLEITRDIATKFNLQYGETFVVPEPQIIENLATVPGTDGQKMSKSYGNTIEMFASKKELKKQVMSIVTDSTPLEDPKDPDNNITLIYKLFASEEKVEEMRQKFTAGGYGYGHAKKELLEAILEYFSEARAKREELAKNPEYVEAVLKKGREKARSIARAKIDLVKKTVGLSGNNYR; from the coding sequence ATGAAAAGAAGTTTATCAGGAATACAGCCGAGCGGAGTCCTTCATTTAGGAAACTATTTCGGAGCAATAAAGCAGTTTATAGACAATCAGGATAAAACAGATGGTTTTTACTTTATAGTAAATTATCACGCATTAACATCTCTATCAGATGCAGAGGCCTTGAGAAAAAACACCTATGATGTGGTACTGGATTTTTTAGCTCTTGGACTTGATCCAGAGAAGTCAACTATTTATATTCAGTCGGATATTCCTGAATGCACCGAGCTTGCGTGGATTTTATCAAATGTCACTCCTATGGGATTACTAGAAAGAGCTCATTCGTATAAAGATAAATTGGCAAAAGGGATTGCCGCCAATGTTGGGCTTTTTACTTACCCTGTATTAATGGCTGCAGATATTTTACTTTATGATGCAAATATTGTCCCAGTTGGAAAGGACCAAAAACAACACTTGGAGATAACAAGAGATATAGCAACTAAGTTTAACCTTCAATACGGTGAAACTTTCGTTGTTCCTGAACCTCAAATAATAGAAAACTTGGCAACTGTCCCGGGAACAGACGGGCAGAAGATGAGTAAATCCTATGGAAATACCATAGAAATGTTCGCCTCTAAAAAAGAACTAAAAAAACAAGTTATGAGCATAGTCACCGATTCAACTCCCCTAGAAGATCCAAAAGATCCGGACAACAACATAACCCTAATCTATAAACTCTTTGCTTCAGAGGAAAAAGTAGAAGAGATGAGACAGAAGTTTACTGCAGGAGGCTACGGGTACGGACACGCCAAAAAAGAGCTTTTAGAGGCTATATTAGAATATTTTAGTGAGGCAAGAGCCAAAAGAGAGGAACTAGCAAAAAATCCAGAATATGTAGAAGCTGTCCTAAAAAAAGGAAGAGAAAAAGCCAGAAGTATCGCCAGAGCAAAGATAGATCTTGTGAAAAAAACTGTTGGACTTTCAGGAAATAATTATAGATAA
- a CDS encoding carboxypeptidase M32 has translation MKKSIERFNEIIREKKLIDVAISALHWDLETQTPKKGQELLSDVVGYLSSKSYGVITSDEMVLLIEELKKKREELTEIEDKSLEEVEREVDKLIKIPVLEYREYNELTAKAQGVWAEAREKNDFGLFSEFLEKIVGFQRRFIKYRGYEGHPYNTILDDYEPGMTVEKLDDFFGYLRKELVPFIKKIKEDGKSVDGAFLKMDYPENKQMEFSKFIAEYIGFDFERGVISESAHPFTLNYDKNDVRITTRYIRNMLSSSVFGTIHEGGHAIYEQGIGDDIAGGILGEGTSMGIHESQSRFYENVLGRSRSFWEPIYGELQDKFEALRDVNIDEFYRGINKSESSLIRVEADELTYSLHIMVRYEIEKALIGGDIEVRELPRIWNEKMKEYLGIEPSNDREGVLQDVHWSAGLMGYFPSYALGNVYASQIHAAMKKDIDVDEALQNRELYRIKEWLNQKIHRFGKLRKPEELLKEIAGEEINAKYFVEYLKEKYGNIYGV, from the coding sequence ATGAAAAAAAGTATCGAAAGATTTAACGAAATAATAAGAGAGAAAAAACTGATAGATGTGGCAATATCTGCACTCCACTGGGACTTAGAAACCCAGACTCCCAAGAAAGGGCAGGAGCTTCTTTCAGATGTGGTGGGGTATTTGAGCTCAAAAAGCTATGGAGTTATAACCTCTGACGAGATGGTTCTTCTCATAGAAGAGCTGAAGAAAAAAAGAGAGGAACTCACAGAGATAGAAGATAAAAGTCTGGAAGAGGTTGAGAGAGAGGTAGATAAACTCATAAAAATCCCTGTACTTGAGTACAGGGAGTATAATGAACTTACTGCAAAAGCACAAGGAGTATGGGCAGAAGCTAGGGAGAAAAATGACTTTGGACTATTCTCGGAATTTTTGGAAAAGATAGTGGGATTTCAGAGGAGATTTATAAAGTATAGGGGATATGAGGGACACCCATACAACACAATTCTAGATGACTACGAACCTGGAATGACAGTGGAAAAACTAGACGATTTTTTTGGGTATCTGAGAAAAGAGCTTGTTCCATTTATAAAGAAAATAAAAGAAGATGGAAAATCTGTAGACGGAGCTTTCTTGAAAATGGACTATCCTGAAAATAAGCAGATGGAGTTTTCTAAGTTCATAGCTGAGTATATAGGTTTTGATTTTGAAAGGGGGGTAATTTCAGAAAGTGCCCACCCTTTTACCCTCAATTACGACAAGAACGATGTGAGGATAACTACTAGATATATCAGGAATATGCTGAGCTCATCGGTATTTGGGACGATACATGAAGGCGGACATGCCATATATGAGCAGGGTATAGGGGACGATATAGCAGGTGGAATACTAGGCGAGGGGACTTCCATGGGAATTCACGAATCTCAGTCTAGATTTTATGAGAATGTTTTAGGGAGAAGCAGATCGTTCTGGGAACCCATTTATGGGGAACTGCAGGATAAGTTTGAAGCTCTGAGAGACGTAAATATAGATGAATTTTACAGAGGAATAAATAAAAGTGAATCCAGCCTCATAAGAGTAGAGGCAGATGAGCTCACATACTCTCTTCACATAATGGTAAGATACGAAATAGAGAAGGCACTCATAGGAGGAGATATAGAGGTCAGAGAACTTCCTAGAATATGGAATGAAAAGATGAAAGAGTATTTAGGCATAGAACCTTCTAACGACAGGGAGGGGGTTTTACAGGATGTACACTGGTCTGCAGGACTCATGGGATATTTCCCGTCCTATGCTCTAGGAAATGTCTATGCTTCGCAGATACATGCTGCCATGAAAAAAGATATAGACGTAGATGAGGCTCTTCAAAACAGAGAACTTTACAGGATAAAAGAATGGCTCAATCAAAAGATACACAGGTTTGGAAAGTTAAGAAAACCAGAAGAATTATTGAAGGAGATAGCAGGAGAAGAAATCAATGCAAAATATTTTGTAGAATATTTAAAAGAAAAGTACGGCAACATATATGGAGTATAG
- a CDS encoding ROK family protein, whose protein sequence is MYLAGVDLGGTNTKIGVLDKNGEIIKSTSIKTLSSNGPWQTLERIWGAIKEMLQEKNIDEADLQGIGLGIPGPVVNNSVVASFANFPWDNNMDIADMMEKITGKKTKVDNDVNVIALGEAVYGAAKGCKISVTVALGTGIGGGIYIDGKVLSGVTGSGGEVGHMKLVKDGKLCGCGQNGCFEAYASATGLVREALSRLYVNKNNLLYKSIGGKVENLEAKHIFDAALEGDNFSMDLVDYEAEHLAMGLGNIISIINPEIVVLGGGVAMAGDFLLNKVREKLPKYAYSEAVKNIIIKNGELGNDAGIKGAAALILEK, encoded by the coding sequence ATGTATTTGGCAGGTGTAGACTTAGGAGGAACAAACACAAAAATAGGTGTTTTGGATAAAAATGGAGAGATCATAAAATCAACCTCTATAAAAACCTTATCATCAAACGGTCCGTGGCAGACCCTTGAAAGAATATGGGGTGCGATAAAAGAGATGCTTCAAGAGAAGAACATCGATGAAGCTGATCTTCAGGGGATAGGTCTTGGAATACCTGGTCCCGTTGTAAATAACAGCGTTGTGGCATCTTTTGCCAATTTTCCGTGGGACAATAATATGGATATAGCTGACATGATGGAGAAAATAACAGGTAAAAAGACAAAGGTGGATAATGATGTCAATGTCATAGCCCTTGGAGAAGCTGTCTACGGTGCTGCTAAAGGGTGTAAAATAAGTGTGACAGTGGCTCTAGGGACAGGTATAGGGGGAGGTATCTATATCGATGGCAAGGTTCTTTCTGGTGTCACAGGCTCTGGTGGTGAAGTTGGGCATATGAAGCTTGTAAAAGATGGTAAGCTTTGCGGTTGCGGTCAAAATGGATGTTTTGAGGCTTATGCTTCTGCAACTGGTCTTGTCAGGGAGGCTCTTTCGAGGCTTTATGTAAACAAAAATAACCTTCTGTACAAGAGTATAGGAGGAAAAGTAGAGAACCTAGAGGCAAAACATATTTTTGATGCTGCCTTAGAAGGAGACAACTTTTCCATGGATCTCGTAGATTATGAAGCCGAGCATCTGGCTATGGGCCTAGGTAACATTATTAGTATAATCAATCCAGAAATAGTTGTTTTAGGTGGAGGAGTGGCTATGGCAGGAGACTTTCTTTTGAATAAGGTGAGGGAAAAGTTGCCAAAGTATGCTTACTCTGAAGCTGTTAAGAATATCATAATAAAAAATGGTGAGCTCGGAAATGATGCAGGAATAAAAGGGGCTGCGGCTCTGATTTTGGAAAAATAG
- a CDS encoding UDP-N-acetylmuramoyl-L-alanyl-D-glutamate--2,6-diaminopimelate ligase, which yields MDELLNGIDYKILKKYETGPFSGIEYDSRKVKEGDVFVALEGSAFDGHRFIDMAVENGAKAIIGSREIDVKHEVTYIVVNDLRQQLGIIASNFYHWPQKKLEIVGITGTNGKTTTTYLLEQILGEDKVSRIGTVEYKIGNEIIPASNTTPESLDLIKICRKSIDRGIKYLIMEVSSHALEMGRVEVIEFDVAAFTNLTPEHLDYHKDMEEYFGAKRKLFSKTKKAGNTVFNVDDPHGKRLFDEFGGISYGIESGDLRATMMSRTLKTQKIKLSFENFKRELDIKLQGKFNVYNLLTAVGVAMRLGLSMEKIMNKLENLGSAPGRFECIEGGQDFMVIVDYAHTADALENILAALSEIKLEKIITVFGCGGDRDPSKRKPMAETAEKMSDIVIVTSDNPRTEDPNKILEEVSKGLSSLKHSFLEIDRERAIEKAVIMARKNDIVLIAGKGHEDYQIIGREKIHFDDKEIALKYIKNKIKI from the coding sequence ATGGATGAATTATTAAATGGAATAGATTATAAAATTCTTAAAAAATATGAAACTGGTCCTTTTTCTGGAATTGAGTATGATTCTAGAAAAGTGAAAGAGGGAGATGTTTTTGTGGCTCTTGAGGGTTCAGCCTTTGACGGACACAGATTTATAGATATGGCTGTGGAAAATGGGGCCAAGGCGATAATAGGATCTAGGGAGATAGACGTAAAGCATGAGGTTACTTATATAGTTGTAAATGACCTAAGGCAGCAGCTTGGAATAATAGCATCAAATTTTTATCACTGGCCTCAAAAAAAATTGGAGATAGTTGGAATCACAGGAACAAACGGGAAAACGACAACAACTTATCTTCTAGAGCAAATTTTAGGAGAAGACAAAGTCTCGAGAATAGGAACAGTGGAGTACAAGATTGGAAATGAAATAATACCTGCCTCCAACACTACCCCAGAATCACTAGACCTTATAAAAATATGTAGAAAATCAATTGATAGGGGAATAAAGTATCTCATAATGGAGGTTAGTTCTCATGCACTTGAGATGGGGAGAGTAGAGGTTATAGAATTTGATGTAGCTGCTTTCACCAACCTTACTCCAGAGCATCTAGATTATCACAAGGATATGGAGGAATATTTTGGTGCCAAAAGAAAGCTTTTTTCCAAGACAAAGAAGGCTGGGAACACAGTATTTAATGTAGATGATCCTCATGGAAAGAGGCTTTTTGATGAGTTCGGAGGAATATCATACGGGATAGAGTCTGGGGATCTAAGAGCAACTATGATGAGCCGTACCTTAAAAACTCAAAAAATAAAACTATCTTTTGAAAATTTTAAAAGAGAGCTAGATATAAAACTCCAGGGAAAATTTAACGTATACAACCTTTTGACAGCTGTGGGAGTTGCTATGAGGCTCGGGTTATCTATGGAAAAGATAATGAATAAATTGGAAAACTTGGGAAGTGCACCTGGGCGATTTGAGTGTATAGAGGGCGGGCAGGACTTCATGGTGATAGTAGATTACGCCCACACTGCAGATGCCTTGGAAAATATTTTGGCTGCTCTCAGTGAGATTAAATTAGAGAAGATCATAACTGTATTTGGGTGTGGAGGAGACAGAGACCCTAGCAAGAGAAAACCTATGGCAGAAACTGCAGAAAAAATGAGTGATATAGTCATAGTGACATCTGACAATCCTAGGACAGAAGATCCCAATAAGATACTAGAGGAAGTTTCAAAGGGACTTAGCAGTCTTAAACATAGCTTTTTGGAGATCGATAGGGAAAGGGCCATAGAGAAAGCTGTAATAATGGCTAGGAAAAATGATATTGTACTAATAGCTGGAAAAGGGCACGAGGACTATCAAATAATAGGGAGAGAAAAAATACACTTTGATGATAAAGAGATAGCTCTAAAATACATTAAAAATAAGATTAAGATTTAA
- a CDS encoding IS630 family transposase, producing the protein MKILNPELLEKYIAVEKDSKIKIKLLCLNTICNGMKVVDAADTFKVPRRTIYDWYHYWNEDGYDGLVPTKQTGRPSKLTPREFEELKQILIEKQIFTTKDVKILIQEMFGVNYCFDHVARILKEKFKFHHKKPYILSSKRPVEAESILYQRLSEAIGILRKDPNFDIKKLAIGFLDESSSQNNPNTVRFWSSVNNPTIIKNTEKLKVSTIGFYAIVGNSTAKSIPDSKKKTLSEFLNEISDANMEYEYIIVILDNFKSHHSNMFLSKAKELNINAVYLPPYSPDLNPIEYIWKSVKRVLSEKNFESR; encoded by the coding sequence ATGAAAATTCTTAATCCAGAACTGTTAGAAAAATACATTGCAGTCGAAAAAGATTCTAAAATAAAAATTAAGTTGCTATGTTTAAATACTATTTGTAATGGAATGAAAGTCGTAGATGCTGCTGATACTTTTAAAGTCCCAAGACGAACCATCTATGATTGGTATCATTATTGGAACGAAGATGGATATGACGGTTTAGTCCCTACAAAACAAACAGGTAGGCCATCTAAACTGACTCCACGTGAATTTGAAGAATTAAAACAAATCTTGATAGAAAAACAAATTTTCACCACAAAAGATGTTAAAATTTTAATACAAGAAATGTTTGGAGTTAATTATTGTTTCGATCATGTCGCAAGAATTTTGAAAGAAAAATTCAAATTCCATCATAAGAAACCATATATTTTGTCAAGTAAAAGACCTGTCGAAGCAGAGAGTATTCTTTATCAAAGACTCAGTGAAGCAATAGGAATTCTTAGAAAAGATCCTAATTTTGACATTAAAAAGCTTGCTATAGGATTTTTAGATGAAAGCAGCTCTCAAAATAATCCAAATACTGTAAGGTTTTGGAGTTCTGTAAACAATCCAACAATAATTAAAAACACCGAGAAACTAAAAGTGAGTACAATAGGATTTTATGCTATTGTGGGTAACAGCACTGCAAAAAGCATACCAGATTCCAAGAAAAAAACATTAAGTGAATTTTTGAATGAAATCAGCGATGCAAATATGGAATATGAGTATATAATAGTAATTTTGGATAATTTCAAAAGTCACCATAGTAATATGTTTTTATCAAAAGCAAAAGAATTAAATATTAATGCGGTATATTTACCGCCATATTCTCCAGACTTAAACCCTATAGAATACATCTGGAAAAGTGTAAAAAGAGTATTATCTGAAAAAAATTTTGAGTCTAGATAG